The following proteins come from a genomic window of Peptoniphilus equinus:
- the prfA gene encoding peptide chain release factor 1, which produces MYENLSVFEDKYQALTDALCDVEVINDSKKYQETAIEHAEIEPIVMKYREYKELTARIEENKSLLKDADDELKELIKEDLKEAENRLDGVDNELKVLLIPKDPNDNKNVIVEIRAGAGGDEAALFAGVLFRQYVRYAERHGWRVDIMNTNEIGIGGYKEVIFMILGKGAYSRLKYESGVHRVQRVPETESGGRIHTSTATVAVLPEAEDVEVEIDLNDCKFDVFRSSGNGGQSVNTTDSAVRLTHIPTGIVISCQDEKSQLKNKEKALKVLKSKLYDLKLQEQQGELSEARSSQIGSGDRSERIRTYNYPQGRVTDHRIGLTLHKIDTIVDGELDEIIDALIESDQATNLQNAH; this is translated from the coding sequence ATGTATGAAAATTTAAGTGTGTTTGAAGATAAGTATCAGGCTCTTACCGATGCCCTCTGTGATGTGGAAGTCATTAACGACTCGAAAAAGTATCAGGAGACGGCTATCGAACACGCCGAGATTGAGCCTATTGTCATGAAATATAGAGAGTATAAAGAGCTGACTGCACGGATTGAAGAAAACAAAAGTCTGCTCAAAGATGCCGACGATGAGTTGAAAGAGCTGATTAAAGAAGATTTGAAAGAGGCGGAGAACCGTCTCGACGGCGTGGATAACGAACTCAAAGTTCTGCTGATTCCCAAAGACCCTAACGATAACAAAAACGTCATTGTGGAAATTCGTGCCGGCGCAGGCGGTGACGAGGCGGCGCTGTTTGCAGGGGTGCTTTTCCGGCAGTATGTACGCTATGCGGAGCGTCATGGTTGGCGTGTGGACATTATGAACACCAACGAAATCGGTATCGGCGGCTACAAGGAAGTTATCTTTATGATTCTGGGAAAAGGCGCCTACTCACGACTGAAATATGAGTCGGGGGTGCACCGTGTCCAACGTGTGCCGGAGACGGAATCCGGAGGCCGCATTCATACCTCCACAGCCACTGTGGCAGTATTGCCTGAAGCCGAAGATGTAGAAGTTGAAATTGACTTAAACGACTGCAAGTTTGATGTGTTCCGCTCGTCAGGCAACGGCGGACAAAGCGTCAACACGACGGACTCCGCCGTCCGGCTGACGCATATTCCCACAGGCATTGTCATCAGTTGCCAGGATGAAAAATCTCAGCTTAAAAATAAGGAAAAGGCACTCAAGGTCTTAAAGTCTAAACTTTACGACCTGAAGCTCCAGGAACAGCAGGGTGAGCTTTCGGAAGCACGCAGTTCCCAAATTGGATCCGGAGACCGCTCAGAGCGGATTCGTACGTACAATTATCCTCAGGGGCGAGTCACTGATCACAGAATCGGTCTGACACTCCATAAAATTGATACCATTGTCGACGGTGAGCTGGATGAGATTATCGACGCGCTGATCGAAAGTGATCAGGCGACAAATCTGCAGAACGCCCACTAA
- a CDS encoding YceD family protein → MRLTIKEFLAAPDQNLHFEGQLEANTTQYDTRGLEIVYPVHYDGVLTKLGNSLKLDLDVRYSLATHCDLCLKPMTTDVQGHMEAYALDSRFDDAFEDSDLDTFEIEDETIDVDDQVMALVITSQPLKTVCSDTCQGLCPQCGADLNLGPCGCDHEAVIDLRFEKLKNLFNDEEV, encoded by the coding sequence ATGAGGCTTACGATTAAAGAATTTCTGGCTGCTCCCGATCAAAATTTACACTTTGAAGGGCAGTTGGAGGCAAACACGACACAATATGACACCCGGGGACTGGAAATAGTCTATCCTGTGCACTACGATGGCGTGCTGACCAAGCTCGGCAACTCACTGAAGCTGGACTTGGATGTCCGTTACTCTTTAGCGACGCACTGTGACCTCTGCCTGAAACCGATGACCACTGACGTCCAAGGGCATATGGAAGCCTATGCGCTGGACTCGCGTTTCGATGACGCCTTTGAAGACAGTGACTTGGATACCTTTGAGATAGAGGATGAGACCATTGATGTGGACGATCAAGTCATGGCGCTGGTGATAACCTCCCAGCCTTTGAAGACGGTGTGCAGTGACACGTGTCAGGGATTGTGTCCACAATGTGGTGCGGACTTAAATTTAGGTCCCTGTGGATGTGATCACGAAGCGGTTATCGATTTACGATTTGAAAAGCTCAAAAATTTATTTAACGATGAGGAGGTGTAA
- the rpmF gene encoding 50S ribosomal protein L32 produces the protein MAVPKRKTSKQRKNKRRASSYRLNKTTVIECPNCHEAMQPHRVCPSCGYYNGKEVVAVD, from the coding sequence ATGGCAGTACCTAAACGCAAAACATCCAAACAAAGAAAGAACAAGAGAAGAGCATCTTCTTATAGATTAAATAAGACTACGGTTATCGAGTGTCCAAACTGTCACGAAGCTATGCAACCACATAGAGTGTGCCCTAGCTGTGGATACTACAACGGAAAAGAAGTTGTCGCCGTTGACTGA
- a CDS encoding YebC/PmpR family DNA-binding transcriptional regulator, with protein sequence MSGHSKWHNIKQKKGKEDAKRGRMFTKIAKYIMVAVKEGGADPEYNPSLKVAIDKAKAENMPNDNIERAIKKGAGADSGANYEEVVYEGYGPSGIAVMVECLTDNRNRTAPDVRHAFDKFGGNMGTPGSVSFMFDKKGLMVIEAEGVDGDELMLTALDAGAEDVSDEGEVFEITTAPEDYHAVRQALDAQGYTFVQSDITNIPQNYTTLTDADDIKNMQKLIDMLEDNDDVQEVYHNWNQPEDDE encoded by the coding sequence ATGTCAGGACATTCAAAGTGGCATAACATCAAACAGAAAAAAGGCAAAGAAGACGCTAAGCGTGGACGGATGTTCACGAAGATTGCGAAATATATTATGGTAGCTGTCAAAGAAGGCGGCGCCGATCCGGAGTACAATCCCAGCTTAAAAGTGGCCATCGATAAGGCCAAAGCTGAAAACATGCCCAATGATAACATCGAACGGGCCATTAAAAAGGGAGCAGGTGCCGACAGCGGTGCCAACTATGAAGAAGTGGTCTATGAAGGTTACGGTCCGAGCGGCATTGCCGTGATGGTGGAGTGTTTAACCGATAACCGCAACCGCACCGCGCCGGATGTGCGTCATGCCTTTGACAAGTTCGGCGGCAATATGGGCACGCCGGGTTCCGTATCGTTTATGTTTGACAAAAAAGGTCTGATGGTCATCGAAGCGGAAGGCGTGGACGGGGACGAGCTCATGCTCACCGCACTGGATGCCGGGGCGGAAGACGTCTCAGACGAAGGCGAAGTCTTTGAAATTACTACGGCGCCGGAAGATTACCACGCCGTTCGTCAGGCTTTAGATGCGCAAGGCTATACTTTCGTTCAGTCCGACATCACCAACATCCCTCAAAACTACACCACCCTCACTGACGCCGATGACATTAAGAATATGCAAAAGCTCATTGATATGTTGGAAGATAACGACGACGTTCAAGAAGTCTACCACAATTGGAATCAGCCTGAGGACGACGAATAG
- a CDS encoding flavodoxin family protein, whose product MKVLALMGAMRRHHNTEDALDIFLETHCRGDEVEKVILKDLNIVDCLSCNGCQKAPRCVVQDDMTALYPKFEAADLVIFAAPIYFNSIAGVAKLFVDRLQVYWSRKFILKLEPIAPRIGVAIICGGAEKEVNQFVGTEAVLNHYFKVSSFKTNYTFEVANTDDEAVRDSDKYKEMIQTRCKPGTYRVTGDGIYDYKPIY is encoded by the coding sequence ATGAAAGTTCTTGCGCTAATGGGAGCCATGCGGCGTCATCACAACACCGAAGACGCCTTGGATATTTTTCTTGAGACCCATTGCCGAGGCGATGAGGTGGAAAAAGTCATCTTAAAGGACTTGAATATTGTGGATTGTCTGTCCTGTAACGGCTGTCAAAAAGCACCACGGTGCGTGGTACAGGACGATATGACAGCGTTATATCCCAAGTTTGAGGCAGCGGATCTGGTCATCTTTGCCGCGCCGATCTATTTCAATTCTATAGCCGGCGTAGCCAAGCTGTTTGTGGATCGTCTGCAAGTCTACTGGTCTCGGAAGTTTATCCTCAAGCTTGAACCCATTGCGCCAAGAATTGGAGTGGCCATCATCTGCGGCGGCGCCGAGAAGGAAGTCAATCAATTTGTTGGCACGGAAGCGGTGTTAAATCACTATTTTAAAGTGTCGAGTTTCAAGACCAACTACACCTTTGAAGTGGCAAACACCGACGACGAAGCCGTTCGAGACAGCGATAAGTATAAAGAGATGATACAGACCCGGTGCAAACCCGGCACGTATCGTGTGACAGGAGATGGAATCTATGACTATAAACCGATATATTGA
- the deoC gene encoding deoxyribose-phosphate aldolase → MTINRYIDHTLLKPEATKAQVQQLIDEAKAYHFASVCINPTWVAMAHEALKDTDVNVCTVIGFDLGATTSAAKAFEAKEAVANGADEVDMVLNVGRFLSGEEDAVRDDIKAVVDASGDAIVKVILETCLLTSEQIRRACELAEEAGADFVKTSTGFNRGGATVEDVKLMKASVTHLKVKASGGIRDLKTALAMIEAGADRLGCSAGVAIVKEGQAE, encoded by the coding sequence ATGACTATAAACCGATATATTGACCACACCCTTCTAAAACCCGAAGCCACCAAGGCTCAGGTACAACAGCTCATCGATGAAGCCAAGGCATACCATTTTGCCTCCGTGTGTATCAATCCCACCTGGGTGGCCATGGCTCATGAAGCACTCAAAGATACGGACGTGAACGTCTGCACCGTCATCGGTTTCGACCTGGGAGCTACCACATCCGCAGCCAAGGCCTTTGAAGCGAAAGAAGCTGTGGCGAACGGCGCTGATGAAGTGGACATGGTTCTCAACGTCGGACGGTTCTTAAGCGGCGAGGAGGATGCTGTGAGAGACGACATCAAAGCCGTGGTGGATGCCAGCGGCGATGCGATAGTCAAAGTCATCTTAGAGACCTGTCTGCTCACCTCGGAACAAATCCGACGGGCGTGCGAGTTGGCAGAAGAGGCCGGTGCCGATTTCGTCAAAACTTCCACAGGATTTAACCGGGGCGGCGCAACCGTCGAAGATGTAAAACTGATGAAAGCGTCGGTGACGCATCTGAAAGTCAAAGCTTCAGGGGGCATTCGAGATCTGAAAACCGCCCTTGCTATGATTGAGGCCGGTGCCGATCGACTCGGCTGTAGCGCCGGAGTTGCCATCGTCAAAGAAGGACAAGCAGAATGA
- the lgt gene encoding prolipoprotein diacylglyceryl transferase produces the protein MSRVAFSLFGVDVMWYGILIALGAGLAIYFGNRLGDVEGFEKDTVFNYATVALLVGVVGARTYYVLFEWEYYAAHPTEILAIRNGGLAIYGGIIAGALYLLFFAKHKGISPLRLADTIVPGLALAQGIGRWGNFINQEAYGTPTDVPWAITVDGVSVHPTFLYESVVDIGIFLFLYFVMYKKKKFDGHIAALYGVLYGIGRFIVEGMRTDSLYFLGFRVSQLVSLTLVAVCGIYLVIKFTQTPKTTTKPTKHKKNAS, from the coding sequence ATGAGCCGTGTCGCATTTAGTCTCTTCGGCGTGGATGTGATGTGGTATGGCATCCTCATTGCGCTGGGGGCAGGCCTCGCCATCTACTTCGGCAATCGACTGGGTGATGTGGAAGGCTTTGAAAAAGACACCGTCTTCAACTATGCCACCGTGGCGCTCCTCGTGGGCGTGGTCGGGGCCCGGACCTACTATGTGCTATTCGAGTGGGAGTACTATGCCGCCCATCCGACGGAGATCCTCGCCATTCGAAACGGCGGCCTTGCCATCTACGGCGGCATCATTGCCGGGGCGCTGTATCTTTTGTTCTTCGCAAAACACAAGGGCATCTCACCGCTGCGCCTCGCCGACACCATCGTTCCCGGCCTCGCTCTGGCACAGGGGATAGGGCGATGGGGCAACTTTATCAATCAGGAAGCTTACGGCACACCCACCGACGTGCCATGGGCCATTACCGTGGACGGCGTGAGTGTCCACCCGACCTTCCTCTATGAATCTGTGGTGGACATCGGCATCTTTCTCTTCCTGTACTTTGTCATGTATAAAAAGAAGAAGTTTGACGGTCACATTGCGGCCCTCTACGGCGTGCTCTACGGCATAGGGCGCTTCATCGTCGAGGGAATGCGGACGGACTCGCTGTACTTTCTCGGCTTTCGTGTCTCACAGCTGGTCAGTCTCACACTGGTCGCCGTGTGCGGCATCTATCTCGTCATCAAGTTCACTCAGACGCCGAAGACCACAACGAAGCCGACGAAGCATAAGAAGAACGCATCATAA
- a CDS encoding response regulator transcription factor, giving the protein MTYKILVAEDDKAIRDSIGIYLKNANYDVIYAKDGVEAVEAFQREGADLVIMDLMMPRLSGEEAILQLRAQSYVPIIILSAKGEEYDKVIGLNIGADDYITKPFNPLELMARVSSNIRRFYEYRDGQHKNKVIAHGDIQLDLFAKTVEVRGDIVHLTSIEFMILKLLMENPNRVFSVDEIYENVWNEPAIDVKTVTVHIRRIREKIELNPKHPIYLQVVWGLGYKFATK; this is encoded by the coding sequence ATGACGTATAAAATTTTAGTTGCTGAAGACGACAAAGCCATACGGGATTCCATCGGGATCTATTTGAAAAATGCCAATTACGACGTGATCTACGCCAAGGACGGCGTGGAGGCGGTGGAGGCATTTCAAAGGGAAGGGGCGGATCTGGTCATTATGGATCTTATGATGCCTCGACTCAGCGGGGAAGAAGCTATCTTACAGCTCCGAGCCCAGAGCTACGTGCCCATCATTATCCTCTCGGCCAAAGGGGAGGAGTATGACAAGGTGATCGGTCTGAACATCGGCGCGGACGACTACATCACCAAACCCTTCAACCCCCTGGAGCTCATGGCGCGAGTCAGCTCCAACATTCGTCGTTTTTATGAGTACCGTGACGGTCAGCACAAAAACAAAGTCATCGCACACGGCGACATCCAACTGGATTTGTTTGCCAAGACCGTAGAGGTACGCGGCGACATCGTCCATCTCACATCCATTGAATTCATGATTTTAAAACTCTTGATGGAAAATCCCAATCGTGTCTTTTCAGTGGATGAGATCTATGAAAATGTGTGGAATGAGCCGGCTATTGATGTCAAGACCGTGACCGTGCATATCCGACGCATTCGTGAAAAAATTGAGCTGAACCCGAAACACCCCATCTACCTGCAAGTGGTGTGGGGCTTGGGCTATAAGTTCGCAACAAAGTAG
- a CDS encoding sensor histidine kinase — protein sequence MNNVKKALYTTQGILTGFSIIAILAVFVALGAAKVNFLNHEQYDSPRGDYRILTQNSLLSDMDDDYASVPNYFKYYIRSYKVTNAPFTEAYKAEYPGEVYLRMNRKGMRFQSFNTEEEALNAAKDMEIVNPEVSTQITEDPIYGTFYLSSDVMHNNVDPQVKAADFKDDSHIVVSGLYENGDIHLSMISMPDKPGMEREKDKFVRSIYEAFRVITPSSGVERMNFTYALDTQDASYYQALSESRVNAVTLPNAVVGLVFGLVLLLIYALATNYKAGKEAGFYRTVSSIPAEVVLVCMGLWFGFAAITWDYFSWNYYNSEIMLPIEAAIALIMFIAVFSAGCAIAYVVHFVKGLYTEGFRAPIVSSSIIVRFVRWLKRRTRHVTGEIIDSSDALMGKLSADAFKKLVLIFGVLLVLGFLASMLFVYPGVNLVVFFLWAGLLFFFFNRVSRYAKDLDTIERYAKIISTGNYNVKIDESEVAFVGLAKNINAITDNMDQAVSKAVQSERMKTELIANVSHDLKTPLTSIINYSELISTETDPEKIKSYGSVVHEKSLRLKVLIEDLFEVSKLSSNNVEVDLQELNFKQLVEQVIGEWEDKLEEKNLTVVFDAAEGNYTLSLDGNKTSRILDNVLSNVYKYTLENTRVYVSLTHKERVDLEVKNISKYPLNISEDELMERFIRGDKSRSTEGSGLGLSIARSLVEAQGGSFAIDIDGDLFKTHLSF from the coding sequence ATGAATAATGTAAAAAAAGCACTCTATACAACCCAAGGTATTTTAACCGGTTTCAGTATCATTGCCATCCTGGCTGTCTTTGTCGCCTTAGGTGCGGCAAAGGTCAACTTCTTGAATCATGAACAGTATGACAGTCCGCGAGGGGACTATCGCATATTGACACAAAACTCCCTTCTCTCGGATATGGATGACGATTACGCATCGGTGCCGAACTATTTCAAGTACTACATTCGCTCATATAAGGTGACCAATGCGCCGTTTACCGAAGCGTACAAGGCGGAGTATCCCGGAGAAGTCTATCTTAGAATGAACCGCAAGGGTATGCGGTTCCAAAGCTTCAACACAGAAGAGGAAGCCTTGAATGCCGCAAAGGACATGGAGATTGTCAATCCGGAAGTCTCCACCCAAATTACGGAAGACCCGATTTACGGCACCTTTTATCTCAGCTCCGATGTGATGCACAACAACGTCGATCCCCAAGTCAAAGCCGCCGACTTTAAAGACGACAGCCACATTGTCGTCAGCGGACTCTATGAGAACGGGGACATTCACTTGTCCATGATTTCCATGCCGGACAAACCGGGGATGGAGAGAGAAAAGGATAAATTTGTTCGCTCCATCTATGAAGCTTTTAGAGTGATTACCCCGTCCTCCGGCGTGGAACGGATGAACTTCACCTATGCCCTGGACACCCAAGACGCGAGCTATTATCAAGCGCTAAGTGAAAGTCGGGTCAATGCTGTCACTCTGCCGAATGCCGTGGTGGGTCTCGTCTTCGGCTTAGTGCTCCTTCTCATCTATGCTCTTGCCACCAACTATAAAGCGGGCAAGGAAGCGGGCTTCTATCGCACCGTCTCCAGCATTCCCGCAGAAGTGGTCCTGGTCTGCATGGGACTGTGGTTCGGTTTCGCCGCGATAACCTGGGACTATTTCTCATGGAACTATTACAACAGCGAGATTATGCTGCCGATAGAAGCAGCCATTGCCCTGATCATGTTTATCGCCGTATTCTCAGCCGGCTGTGCCATCGCCTACGTGGTGCACTTCGTCAAAGGCCTTTACACCGAAGGATTCCGCGCACCGATTGTCAGCAGCAGTATCATCGTGAGATTTGTTCGCTGGCTGAAACGCCGCACCCGACACGTCACCGGAGAAATCATCGACTCTTCCGATGCTCTGATGGGTAAGCTCAGTGCCGATGCCTTTAAGAAACTCGTCCTCATCTTCGGCGTACTTCTTGTCCTCGGATTCTTGGCCAGCATGCTCTTCGTCTATCCCGGCGTCAATCTGGTGGTATTTTTCCTCTGGGCGGGACTCCTGTTCTTCTTCTTCAACCGTGTGAGCCGCTACGCCAAAGATTTGGATACCATCGAGCGCTATGCGAAAATCATCAGCACTGGCAACTACAATGTGAAGATTGACGAATCCGAAGTCGCCTTTGTCGGCCTGGCAAAAAATATCAATGCCATCACCGACAACATGGATCAGGCAGTGAGCAAAGCCGTGCAAAGCGAGCGTATGAAAACCGAGCTCATCGCCAACGTCTCCCACGATTTGAAGACTCCGCTCACCTCCATTATCAACTACTCGGAACTGATCAGCACCGAGACCGATCCTGAGAAAATCAAAAGCTACGGCAGTGTCGTCCATGAGAAATCCCTCAGACTCAAAGTGCTCATCGAGGACCTGTTTGAAGTCTCCAAGCTCTCCAGCAACAATGTGGAAGTGGACTTACAGGAACTGAACTTTAAACAGCTGGTTGAACAAGTCATCGGCGAATGGGAAGACAAACTGGAAGAGAAGAACCTGACCGTGGTCTTCGATGCGGCTGAAGGAAATTACACCCTGTCCCTCGACGGGAACAAAACCTCGCGCATTCTCGACAACGTTCTTTCCAATGTTTATAAGTACACCTTGGAAAACACCCGTGTCTACGTTAGCTTGACACATAAGGAACGTGTGGATTTGGAAGTCAAAAACATCTCCAAGTATCCGCTGAACATCTCCGAAGATGAATTGATGGAACGCTTTATCCGCGGCGACAAGTCCCGCAGCACCGAGGGAAGCGGACTGGGCCTCAGCATTGCAAGGAGTCTGGTCGAGGCACAGGGCGGAAGCTTTGCCATTGATATCGACGGCGACTTATTTAAAACACACCTGAGCTTCTAA
- a CDS encoding arsenate reductase family protein, which yields MLFIGYHRCSTCKGIEALMQDKGLDYTFRDIKDDNPTPEELEAWHKTSGLPLKRFFNTSGMSYRERGLKDRLQDMSDDEKYQLLGSDGMLVKRPILITEEKVYVGADVKKYINSL from the coding sequence ATGCTATTTATCGGTTACCATCGGTGCAGTACCTGTAAAGGGATTGAAGCGCTGATGCAGGACAAAGGACTGGACTATACGTTCAGAGACATTAAAGACGACAACCCTACCCCGGAGGAGCTCGAGGCGTGGCATAAGACGTCGGGACTTCCCCTCAAGCGTTTCTTCAACACATCGGGGATGAGCTATCGGGAGCGGGGGCTGAAAGACCGCCTGCAAGACATGAGCGACGATGAGAAATATCAGCTTCTAGGAAGTGACGGAATGCTGGTGAAGCGTCCGATTCTCATCACGGAGGAGAAGGTCTACGTAGGCGCAGATGTGAAAAAGTATATCAACAGTCTTTAG
- a CDS encoding BspA family leucine-rich repeat surface protein encodes MKKKIVMMVALWLCLLVTVTTHVWAAELETYELSTDGSVRMEYNPDTRTMRVYGNGKMDPGARGTVLQGKWYSTQDNFGTLESDVLVIESGVQFPDNSSSLFASFPGQIEIADDIDTSNVTNMEAMFQNTKSAALNVGNWDTSHVTNMRHLFDGSLATSLDVSRWNVSNVTTMEGMFYGMHAADLDLSRWDTSNVTEMSYMFYNSPSVNVNVSNWNTAKVTEMEYMFAIDDSVMDPLTTTFVTNPDVSNWDVSNVTTMEGMFYNAQAANPDVSKWNTSNLQYTYAMFALTKAADPDITNWDLSSVVMMSEMFYGAEKVKFLDFRQGGLSAVTDLGGMDNTKSLEEAWLSKMTAGSTDLALKTPFTIDYYDADGTIYKTETIDNQVFTISGEDAEKAAQIHLYVPNLTPDEPTEPDDPTPIDPDDPTPIDPTEPDVPEVPEKATSSGSWFVAPLATPAKDNDTATERHTAYLTGYPDGTVMAEGDVTRGEAAAMVLRLAGKSLTHDDAVYHDVDANAWYSDYVLTAKALSMLDDKDGKLRPNDAITRGEFAAMLAVLDKDSTEPATFSDIDGHKYEAAIEKIAGNKRIIGYDDGTFRPDATLTRGEAVTILNRMFDRVADGVAVEDHSELKAFADLNVTDWYYYEIVEAANTHELERRGGIDAFGRQLENWTDVIDTAR; translated from the coding sequence ATGAAAAAGAAGATCGTAATGATGGTGGCGCTGTGGCTGTGTCTACTCGTCACCGTCACCACCCACGTGTGGGCGGCAGAGCTTGAAACCTATGAACTTTCGACAGACGGCAGTGTGCGTATGGAGTATAATCCGGACACACGTACCATGAGAGTCTATGGAAACGGCAAGATGGACCCTGGAGCACGAGGCACTGTGCTTCAAGGAAAGTGGTATTCAACACAAGACAATTTTGGCACGTTGGAGTCGGATGTACTCGTCATCGAATCGGGAGTTCAATTTCCTGACAACAGCTCCAGCTTATTTGCCAGCTTTCCGGGACAGATTGAGATAGCTGACGACATTGATACGTCCAATGTCACGAACATGGAGGCTATGTTCCAGAATACGAAATCAGCCGCCCTCAATGTCGGCAACTGGGACACCTCTCACGTCACCAATATGCGTCATCTCTTTGACGGATCGCTCGCGACCAGTCTCGATGTCAGCCGTTGGAATGTGTCCAATGTTACAACGATGGAAGGTATGTTTTATGGTATGCACGCTGCGGATTTGGATTTGAGCCGTTGGGACACGTCCAATGTCACGGAAATGAGCTATATGTTCTATAACTCACCGTCTGTGAATGTCAATGTGAGCAACTGGAACACCGCCAAGGTCACGGAAATGGAATATATGTTTGCGATAGATGACAGTGTTATGGATCCCCTTACCACAACCTTTGTCACCAATCCGGACGTGAGCAACTGGGATGTGTCCAATGTTACAACGATGGAAGGTATGTTTTATAATGCCCAGGCGGCCAATCCCGATGTGAGCAAGTGGAATACTTCCAATCTTCAATATACGTACGCTATGTTTGCCCTTACCAAAGCGGCCGATCCCGACATTACCAACTGGGATTTGTCCTCTGTCGTCATGATGAGCGAGATGTTCTACGGTGCTGAAAAAGTGAAGTTCCTCGACTTCCGTCAAGGGGGTCTCAGTGCTGTGACAGATTTAGGGGGCATGGACAACACCAAAAGTTTGGAAGAAGCATGGCTCAGCAAAATGACCGCAGGCAGTACCGACCTCGCATTAAAAACGCCGTTTACCATTGACTATTACGACGCTGACGGTACCATCTATAAAACTGAAACCATTGACAACCAAGTCTTTACCATCAGCGGCGAGGACGCCGAAAAGGCGGCACAGATCCATCTGTATGTGCCAAACCTGACACCGGATGAACCGACTGAACCCGATGACCCGACGCCGATTGATCCGGATGACCCGACACCAATCGACCCAACCGAACCGGATGTGCCGGAAGTACCTGAGAAGGCAACCTCATCCGGCTCTTGGTTCGTTGCCCCTCTGGCAACCCCAGCTAAAGACAACGACACAGCCACCGAGCGTCACACCGCCTACCTCACCGGCTATCCTGACGGCACCGTGATGGCAGAAGGCGACGTTACCCGCGGGGAAGCCGCCGCCATGGTCCTTCGTCTCGCAGGCAAGAGCCTCACCCACGACGATGCCGTCTACCACGACGTGGACGCTAACGCATGGTACAGCGACTACGTCCTCACCGCCAAAGCCCTGAGCATGCTCGATGATAAAGACGGGAAGCTCCGTCCTAACGACGCCATCACCCGCGGGGAATTTGCCGCCATGCTCGCCGTCTTAGATAAAGACAGCACCGAACCAGCGACCTTCTCCGACATCGACGGTCACAAGTACGAAGCGGCCATTGAAAAAATCGCAGGGAACAAGCGCATCATCGGCTACGACGACGGGACCTTCCGTCCTGACGCGACACTCACCCGAGGCGAAGCCGTCACGATCTTAAACCGCATGTTTGACCGTGTGGCCGACGGCGTTGCCGTCGAAGACCACAGCGAGCTCAAAGCCTTCGCCGACCTCAACGTCACCGACTGGTACTACTACGAGATCGTCGAAGCGGCAAACACCCACGAGCTGGAACGCCGAGGCGGCATCGACGCCTTCGGTCGCCAATTGGAAAACTGGACCGACGTGATCGACACAGCCAGATAA